One part of the Salinivirga cyanobacteriivorans genome encodes these proteins:
- a CDS encoding T9SS type A sorting domain-containing protein — MRKIYLLIIFLISGIALVAQSFELQISDSQELVNNGDTIHVNGGADEFVIAGHFVIENVSSGDIDLQLTREDLSMPEGMRTYFCIGTNCYPPNSMESNTVTLTAAETIIFDADLEPQGNAGDALIKYNLYTMPDSAEMLSFYVHFSVAPVGISENLLSEFMLYPNPVKGQLNVRYEGNADRNTRIELYNALGKLMQARRVSPNTDYQINMDDFNTGLYMVKLVNAEGVLQTRKILKK; from the coding sequence ATGAGAAAAATCTACCTTTTAATTATCTTTTTGATTTCCGGAATTGCACTGGTTGCGCAGTCTTTTGAGCTTCAGATTAGCGATTCTCAGGAACTCGTAAACAATGGCGATACCATTCATGTAAATGGAGGTGCCGATGAATTTGTAATTGCAGGTCATTTTGTTATTGAGAATGTATCTTCCGGAGATATAGATTTGCAGTTAACTCGCGAAGATTTATCCATGCCGGAAGGTATGCGAACTTATTTCTGCATTGGAACCAACTGCTATCCCCCTAACAGTATGGAAAGCAATACCGTAACACTGACAGCAGCCGAAACAATTATTTTTGATGCAGACCTGGAGCCTCAAGGTAATGCAGGCGATGCATTGATTAAATATAACCTGTATACCATGCCCGATTCTGCAGAAATGTTAAGTTTTTATGTGCATTTCAGTGTGGCCCCTGTAGGTATATCAGAAAACTTACTGTCTGAATTCATGCTTTACCCGAACCCGGTCAAAGGCCAATTAAATGTGAGGTATGAAGGAAATGCCGATCGCAACACACGAATCGAATTATATAATGCCCTTGGAAAACTCATGCAGGCTCGCAGAGTTTCGCCAAATACAGATTATCAGATCAATATGGATGATTTTAACACCGGATTGTATATGGTAAAACTGGTCAATGCAGAAGGTGTTTTGCAAACCCGCAAAATACTGAAAAAATAA
- a CDS encoding Omp28-related outer membrane protein — MIRLKTIILFAISLIMASCDDVNEPYGNQVEIDAPTELTKKAVIFEFTGIHCTNCPAGHEAIAQIDSVYHGHVIPISVHAGFFADPYPGEPDFRTPFGDKIFTDLGLSSTPAASIASLNENDAISGAPTSWQGEVGSVIPDYTDFIITPDIQLQDSTLRARYVITERVEAQNPLRFFMLIIEDHIEGPQIGSDIDPYDHRHVLRRCVNNINGTQVNLTDGVDELSFTSTLDANWQTENLYVVGIIVDQNTKEIYTGEQVKLITE; from the coding sequence ATGATACGACTGAAAACAATAATACTATTTGCCATTTCGCTTATTATGGCTTCATGCGATGATGTTAATGAACCTTATGGCAACCAGGTCGAAATTGATGCTCCCACTGAATTGACTAAGAAAGCCGTGATTTTTGAATTTACGGGTATACACTGTACCAATTGCCCTGCAGGCCACGAAGCTATAGCGCAAATTGATTCTGTTTATCACGGCCACGTTATTCCAATTAGTGTACATGCTGGTTTTTTTGCTGATCCTTATCCCGGAGAACCTGATTTTCGCACCCCTTTTGGAGATAAAATCTTTACCGATCTTGGACTTAGTTCAACGCCCGCAGCTTCAATCGCAAGCCTTAATGAAAACGATGCTATTTCTGGTGCCCCAACTTCCTGGCAAGGTGAGGTTGGTAGTGTAATTCCGGATTATACGGACTTTATTATTACACCCGACATTCAATTGCAGGACAGTACTTTACGGGCCAGGTATGTAATAACAGAAAGGGTAGAAGCACAAAACCCACTTCGTTTTTTTATGTTGATCATTGAAGACCATATTGAGGGACCGCAAATAGGATCAGATATTGATCCTTACGATCACAGACATGTATTGCGTAGGTGTGTAAATAATATCAACGGCACACAGGTGAATTTAACCGACGGTGTAGATGAGCTTAGCTTTACTAGCACACTAGATGCCAATTGGCAAACCGAAAATCTCTATGTCGTTGGCATTATTGTTGATCAAAATACCAAAGAAATTTATACCGGAGAGCAAGTCAAACTTATTACAGAATAA
- a CDS encoding DUF6029 family protein, translated as MRKIFLLSLVVILPMVVMAQKQDRPKGRLSGNFNMEAWYYLKDSVIGTKVPPEKTLMNGYANFRYDYGNFTAGMRFEGYLNTLQGFEKGYDGTGIPYRFLSYKNEELEFTVGNFYDQFGNGLVLRAWEDKNLGYDNAFEGIHVKYNPYKGVYFKGLYGRQRVFFDLGEGIVRGFDGEININQLFDTLKYAKTRFIIGGSIVSKYQKDENVQYNLPENVASFAGRFNFQHGMFSLKGEYAHKVNDPSADNGMIYKDGDALLVNSTWSKGSFGAMLSGKWVDNMSFRSDYQAVDKNLLINYLPAVTQNHTYALTAMYPYATQLTGEAGAQGEFYYRIKRKTALGGKYGTLITLNYSRVHDIERNTEGLDNDTLGYKDKFLAISDDLLYDDFNLKIERKFSRKFKGVLIGQYVSYNKQFIEGKGGVVYAKNGVLDLSYRIKRRHTLRLEQQILMTEQDRGDWYSVMLEYTISPHWFFSVMDQYNYGNDHKDLRVHYYTLSMGYNKGGNRVQLNFGKQREGIVCVGGVCRQVPSAYGAYVTLTSTF; from the coding sequence ATGAGAAAGATTTTTTTGCTGTCACTGGTTGTTATCCTGCCCATGGTGGTAATGGCACAAAAACAGGACCGTCCAAAGGGGCGCCTCAGCGGCAACTTTAATATGGAGGCATGGTATTATCTTAAAGATAGTGTAATAGGCACAAAAGTGCCTCCCGAAAAAACACTTATGAATGGTTATGCCAATTTCAGGTACGATTATGGTAATTTTACCGCCGGCATGCGCTTCGAAGGTTACCTGAATACACTTCAGGGTTTCGAAAAAGGCTATGACGGAACAGGCATCCCTTACCGTTTTTTATCCTACAAAAATGAAGAACTGGAGTTTACTGTAGGTAATTTCTACGACCAGTTTGGCAATGGTTTGGTACTGCGTGCCTGGGAAGATAAAAACCTAGGATATGACAATGCTTTCGAAGGTATTCATGTTAAATACAATCCATACAAAGGGGTTTATTTTAAAGGTTTATATGGCAGGCAGCGAGTGTTTTTCGATTTAGGCGAGGGCATTGTACGTGGTTTTGATGGAGAAATAAACATTAATCAACTTTTTGATACCCTTAAATATGCCAAAACACGTTTTATAATAGGCGGTAGCATCGTTTCTAAATATCAAAAAGACGAAAATGTGCAATACAACCTGCCTGAAAATGTAGCATCTTTTGCAGGTCGCTTCAATTTTCAACATGGTATGTTTTCGCTGAAAGGCGAGTATGCCCATAAAGTAAATGATCCCTCAGCAGATAATGGCATGATATATAAAGATGGCGATGCCTTACTTGTTAATAGCACATGGTCAAAAGGTTCATTTGGTGCCATGCTGAGTGGTAAATGGGTCGATAATATGAGTTTCAGGTCAGATTATCAGGCTGTAGATAAGAACTTGCTTATTAATTACCTGCCCGCTGTAACTCAAAATCATACCTATGCATTGACAGCAATGTATCCTTATGCCACACAATTAACAGGTGAAGCAGGTGCCCAGGGTGAGTTTTATTACCGCATTAAACGTAAAACCGCTTTAGGCGGAAAATATGGTACTTTAATTACACTTAACTATTCGCGTGTTCACGATATTGAGCGCAATACAGAAGGCCTTGATAACGATACCCTTGGTTATAAAGATAAGTTTCTTGCTATTTCAGATGATTTGCTTTACGACGATTTTAACCTCAAAATAGAACGCAAATTTTCACGCAAATTTAAAGGTGTGCTCATAGGTCAGTATGTGAGTTACAATAAGCAATTTATTGAAGGCAAAGGTGGTGTCGTATATGCGAAAAATGGTGTGCTCGATCTGAGTTATAGAATTAAACGCCGGCATACCCTAAGGCTCGAACAACAAATTCTGATGACAGAGCAGGATCGGGGTGACTGGTACAGCGTAATGCTTGAGTATACAATTTCACCCCATTGGTTTTTTTCTGTAATGGATCAATATAATTATGGAAACGATCATAAAGACCTACGCGTACATTACTACACATTGAGTATGGGATATAATAAAGGTGGTAACCGCGTTCAGCTTAACTTTGGGAAACAACGCGAAGGTATTGTGTGTGTGGGCGGAGTATGCCGCCAGGTGCCATCTGCCTATGGAGCGTATGTAACTTTAACTTCTACGTTTTAA
- a CDS encoding TlpA family protein disulfide reductase, translated as MRTTFILALVCLTMGLSAQNIPSADVKKLSGQVVNTSNFSNDGKPIVISFWATWCKPCVKELNAYNDYYMDWKAETGVKIIAISTDDTRSSGRVAPYVNARGWQFDVFLDENGDFKRAMNVANVPHTFLLNGNGEIVWQHTSYVDGDEEELYDKLFELTKK; from the coding sequence ATGAGAACTACATTTATTCTTGCCCTGGTATGCTTAACCATGGGCTTGTCGGCACAAAATATTCCTTCTGCCGATGTTAAAAAACTCTCCGGTCAGGTTGTAAATACATCGAATTTTTCAAATGATGGTAAGCCTATAGTTATTAGCTTTTGGGCGACCTGGTGTAAGCCTTGCGTTAAAGAGCTTAACGCTTATAACGACTATTATATGGACTGGAAAGCCGAAACAGGAGTAAAAATTATTGCCATTTCTACAGATGACACCCGTAGCTCTGGCCGCGTGGCACCATACGTAAATGCGCGTGGATGGCAATTTGATGTTTTCCTCGATGAAAATGGCGATTTTAAACGTGCCATGAACGTTGCTAATGTACCCCATACTTTTTTATTAAATGGCAATGGAGAAATAGTTTGGCAACATACTTCCTATGTTGATGGCGATGAAGAGGAATTGTATGATAAATTGTTTGAACTTACTAAAAAATAA
- a CDS encoding fructose-bisphosphatase class III translates to MKLSKEELSYYKLLARSYRTIQAASTEIINLSAILNLPKGTEHFMSDIHGEYDSFIHIVNNASGVVKRKINDVFGDTISQKDKSELATLIFYPKEKLKVIEHEHEDEMQDWYKVTLFRLVEVCRNASSKYTRSKVRKALPNDFAYVIEELLHEQENAPNKQDYYNGIIDTIIRINRADNFVMAISELIRSLVIDHLHIVGDIFDRGPEPDRIIDTLMTFKSVDIQWGNHDILWMGAAMGCTGCISNVLRISARYDNLSIIEENYGINLMPLATFAMETYENDLCEVFAPKEEASADNSPQQQLLIRQMHKAISVIQFKIESAIIKRNPWYQMEDRLLLDKIHYEQGTIKIGGKNYELKDNKWPTIDPENPHELTKDEKKLMERLQHSFLNSEKLQKHLHYLYEVGNMHLVFNNNLLYHGCIPMTRNGNFQRMKIFDKSYNGKALILKLEKIVRKAFSNHLKSTPNSYELDFLWYLWAGPVSPLFGKKKMATFERYLLSDKTTHHEENNPYFALRDEEETCNKILTDFGIDPKQGHIVNGHTPVKRKKGENPVKGNGKLIVIDGGLAKPYQNITGIAGYTLIYNSYGLTLASHKPFQSRKKAIIENADISTTKLMLERNNVRKRVGDTDVGNELKEQIHDLERLLEAYREGIIKEQPKRL, encoded by the coding sequence ATGAAACTCTCCAAAGAAGAACTCAGCTATTACAAACTTCTCGCACGCTCTTATCGCACAATTCAAGCTGCAAGTACTGAAATCATCAACCTGTCGGCCATATTAAACCTACCCAAAGGTACAGAGCACTTTATGTCAGACATTCATGGCGAATACGACTCTTTCATCCACATTGTAAATAATGCTTCCGGGGTAGTTAAGCGTAAAATTAATGATGTTTTTGGTGATACAATTTCACAAAAAGACAAATCTGAACTGGCCACACTTATATTCTACCCAAAAGAAAAGCTAAAAGTTATAGAGCATGAGCATGAAGATGAAATGCAGGATTGGTATAAAGTAACGCTTTTCAGGCTGGTAGAAGTATGCAGAAATGCATCGTCGAAGTACACACGTTCGAAAGTGCGAAAAGCCCTGCCCAATGATTTTGCCTATGTAATAGAAGAGTTATTGCATGAGCAGGAAAATGCACCAAATAAACAGGATTACTACAATGGCATTATTGATACCATCATACGCATTAACAGGGCCGATAATTTTGTGATGGCCATATCTGAACTTATCAGAAGCCTGGTGATTGACCACCTTCATATTGTAGGAGATATTTTTGATCGCGGACCCGAGCCAGACCGGATTATCGACACATTGATGACATTTAAAAGCGTGGATATTCAGTGGGGTAACCATGATATTTTATGGATGGGTGCTGCCATGGGCTGTACAGGATGTATATCGAATGTTTTGCGTATATCTGCACGTTACGACAACTTGTCGATAATAGAAGAAAACTACGGCATTAACCTTATGCCACTGGCAACTTTTGCGATGGAAACCTATGAAAATGATTTATGTGAAGTATTTGCACCTAAAGAAGAGGCTTCAGCAGACAATAGTCCACAACAGCAACTGCTCATCAGACAAATGCATAAAGCCATTAGTGTAATTCAGTTCAAAATAGAAAGTGCCATTATTAAGCGCAACCCCTGGTACCAAATGGAAGACAGATTGTTGCTGGATAAAATCCACTATGAACAAGGGACTATTAAGATAGGCGGGAAGAACTATGAACTCAAAGATAATAAATGGCCTACCATTGATCCTGAGAATCCACATGAACTCACTAAAGATGAAAAGAAGTTAATGGAGCGGCTGCAACACTCATTCTTAAATTCAGAAAAACTGCAAAAGCACTTACATTATTTGTATGAGGTTGGCAACATGCACCTGGTTTTCAACAACAACCTGCTTTATCATGGATGTATTCCAATGACAAGAAATGGAAATTTCCAGCGCATGAAAATTTTTGACAAAAGTTATAATGGTAAAGCCCTTATTCTTAAACTGGAAAAAATCGTCCGAAAAGCATTTTCGAACCACTTAAAAAGCACACCTAACTCCTATGAGCTTGATTTTCTTTGGTACTTGTGGGCAGGTCCTGTGTCGCCTTTATTTGGAAAGAAAAAGATGGCCACTTTTGAGCGCTACTTATTGTCTGACAAAACCACGCACCACGAAGAAAACAATCCATATTTTGCTTTACGCGATGAGGAGGAAACATGTAATAAAATCCTAACTGATTTTGGAATTGACCCGAAACAGGGGCACATTGTGAATGGCCACACCCCAGTTAAGCGTAAAAAAGGAGAAAACCCGGTTAAAGGAAACGGGAAGCTCATTGTAATTGATGGCGGTCTGGCAAAACCCTATCAAAATATAACAGGCATTGCAGGTTATACCTTAATTTACAACTCTTATGGATTGACATTGGCTTCGCACAAACCTTTTCAATCGAGGAAAAAGGCGATAATAGAAAATGCAGATATTTCTACCACAAAGCTTATGCTTGAACGCAACAATGTGAGGAAACGTGTAGGCGATACAGATGTTGGTAACGAGTTAAAAGAACAAATCCATGACCTGGAAAGGCTACTTGAGGCCTACCGTGAAGGCATAATTAAAGAACAACCTAAGCGCCTGTAA
- a CDS encoding PP2C family protein-serine/threonine phosphatase, whose product MQNGDMLYTFSDGYQDQFGGEKLTKFKIKRLKELFAEISNKPIAEQKQILDNTITSWMGDEPQLDDILMMGIRI is encoded by the coding sequence ATTCAAAATGGAGATATGCTGTATACTTTTTCAGACGGATATCAGGATCAATTTGGAGGTGAAAAACTGACCAAATTCAAAATTAAACGCCTTAAAGAATTGTTTGCTGAAATTAGCAATAAACCAATCGCAGAGCAAAAACAAATTTTAGACAATACAATAACTTCATGGATGGGCGATGAGCCTCAACTGGACGATATTCTCATGATGGGCATACGTATTTAA
- a CDS encoding dihydrolipoamide acetyltransferase family protein — translation MVKVKILLPAMGEGVIEATITQWLKQVGEQVEEDDPIVEIATDKVDSEIPAPVSGKLTRQLFSENDVPKVGDLIAVIEAESAGDVDESLILTDDDSGTAEPEKTLDEPAKPEVEKQAEEIEADISPDKQESHAFNSADFLSPLVKSIAKAENISFEQLKQIKGTGLNGRITKDDVLDWLNSPQARSAPKQSSGHTSATISQEPAPAPGVSVPSLPGDEITEMGRMRKLIADHMVTSKRVSPHVTSFVEVDVTNIVNWRNQHKADFQEKHNEKLTYTPIFTEAVLKSIADFPMINVSVSGTKIIRHKQVNIGMATALPSGDLIVPVIKQADEKNLVGLARSVNDLAARARNNKLKPDEIKGGTFTITNVGTFNNLTGTPVINQPEAAILALGAIKKKPAVIETPSGDTIGIRHIMILAMSYDHRIVDGALGGMFIDRVGKYLEDFDVNRSI, via the coding sequence ATGGTAAAAGTAAAAATTTTATTACCCGCTATGGGCGAAGGTGTTATAGAGGCAACAATCACGCAGTGGTTAAAACAGGTTGGAGAACAGGTAGAGGAAGACGATCCCATAGTTGAGATAGCAACCGATAAAGTTGACAGCGAAATACCCGCACCAGTATCTGGAAAATTAACCCGCCAGCTTTTTAGCGAAAACGATGTACCCAAAGTCGGTGACCTTATTGCTGTTATTGAGGCTGAATCAGCTGGTGATGTGGATGAATCGCTTATTTTAACAGATGATGATTCCGGAACTGCTGAACCCGAAAAAACCTTAGATGAGCCCGCTAAACCAGAAGTGGAAAAGCAAGCAGAAGAAATTGAAGCAGATATAAGCCCTGATAAACAGGAATCGCACGCTTTCAATAGTGCCGATTTTTTATCCCCGCTTGTTAAGAGCATTGCCAAAGCCGAAAACATTAGTTTTGAGCAATTAAAACAAATTAAAGGCACAGGTTTAAATGGTCGGATTACAAAAGACGATGTGTTGGATTGGTTAAATAGTCCACAAGCCCGGAGTGCCCCAAAGCAATCATCAGGACATACCTCAGCAACGATTTCTCAAGAGCCCGCGCCAGCACCTGGAGTATCTGTTCCATCCTTACCCGGTGACGAAATAACCGAAATGGGACGCATGAGAAAACTCATTGCCGACCACATGGTAACAAGCAAGAGAGTGAGCCCCCATGTAACCTCATTCGTGGAAGTTGACGTAACCAATATTGTGAATTGGAGAAACCAACATAAAGCTGATTTTCAGGAAAAGCACAATGAAAAACTTACCTATACCCCAATATTTACCGAAGCCGTGCTTAAGTCAATAGCAGACTTTCCGATGATAAACGTATCTGTTTCAGGAACAAAAATCATTCGCCACAAACAAGTAAATATAGGAATGGCTACAGCCTTGCCAAGTGGTGACCTTATTGTGCCGGTTATAAAGCAAGCAGATGAGAAAAACCTTGTAGGACTGGCCCGGTCAGTAAACGATTTAGCTGCACGAGCCCGCAATAATAAATTAAAACCAGACGAAATTAAGGGCGGTACATTCACCATTACCAATGTTGGAACTTTTAATAATCTTACTGGAACGCCTGTTATCAATCAGCCTGAAGCAGCTATATTAGCTCTGGGAGCTATTAAGAAAAAACCGGCAGTCATTGAAACGCCTTCCGGCGATACCATAGGTATTCGTCATATTATGATTTTAGCCATGAGCTACGACCATAGAATAGTAGATGGAGCTCTTGGAGGAATGTTCATCGATCGTGTTGGAAAGTATCTGGAAGATTTTGATGTCAACAGATCAATATAA